A region from the uncultured Sunxiuqinia sp. genome encodes:
- a CDS encoding NifB/NifX family molybdenum-iron cluster-binding protein — MKIRLAFAVNRAEVFEQKHFGEAEKFLIYKWEANQLVFQQAIENPLVQTPLERHSPEKAELLISLLKEQGINILVSKQFGKNIKRVNALFVPVQVGTSSPDELFPILKKQMRWIEEELLQNAGNYKLFNLQKGTIKTAVNSKN; from the coding sequence ATGAAAATCAGACTTGCATTCGCCGTAAATCGGGCAGAAGTTTTTGAGCAAAAACATTTTGGGGAAGCAGAAAAATTTCTCATTTATAAATGGGAGGCAAACCAACTGGTTTTTCAACAAGCGATCGAGAATCCACTAGTTCAAACACCCCTGGAGCGCCATTCTCCTGAAAAAGCAGAACTACTCATTTCCCTTCTAAAAGAACAGGGAATAAACATATTGGTGTCAAAACAATTTGGGAAAAATATAAAAAGAGTCAATGCCTTGTTTGTTCCTGTTCAAGTCGGTACTTCCAGCCCCGATGAGTTATTTCCAATTCTCAAAAAACAAATGAGATGGATCGAAGAGGAATTGCTCCAAAATGCGGGCAATTATAAACTTTTCAACCTACAAAAAGGCACTATAAAAACAGCCGTTAATTCTAAAAACTAA
- the ribA gene encoding GTP cyclohydrolase II translates to MFEIQHKQIRTPGLEIGERVQLPTVYGTFELIPFLEKATGKEHIALFKGQPENRKHVLVRIHSACATGDLFGSMRCDCGEQLHQSLNLIEQAGCGILIYLQQEGRGIGLMEKMKAYKLQENGLDTVDANLHLGHQADERDYHVGAEILHYFNINQIKLLTNNPDKKQGLEHNGIIVESCIPVLSEPNKYNAFYLKTKQERMGHLLGQLNFEGI, encoded by the coding sequence ATGTTCGAGATCCAACATAAACAAATCAGAACCCCCGGGCTGGAAATTGGGGAACGGGTTCAGCTTCCGACTGTTTACGGAACTTTCGAGCTGATTCCATTTTTGGAAAAGGCAACGGGCAAGGAACATATCGCCTTGTTTAAAGGGCAACCTGAAAACCGAAAGCATGTGCTTGTTCGGATTCACTCGGCTTGTGCCACTGGCGATTTGTTTGGCTCCATGCGCTGCGATTGCGGCGAACAACTGCACCAGTCTTTAAACCTGATTGAACAGGCGGGCTGCGGCATACTGATTTATTTGCAACAAGAAGGCAGAGGGATTGGCCTGATGGAAAAAATGAAAGCATACAAACTTCAGGAAAACGGATTGGACACGGTCGATGCCAATCTCCACCTTGGACACCAGGCCGACGAGCGGGATTACCATGTTGGTGCAGAAATCCTTCACTACTTCAACATCAACCAGATAAAACTATTAACCAACAATCCCGATAAAAAACAAGGGCTTGAACATAATGGGATAATCGTGGAAAGTTGTATTCCTGTGCTGTCAGAGCCGAACAAATACAACGCCTTCTATTTGAAAACCAAACAAGAACGAATGGGCCATTTATTGGGACAATTAAATTTTGAAGGAATATGA
- a CDS encoding thioesterase family protein has protein sequence MKKLIENTIQLRPRYGEVDQMGYVYHASYVSYCHQARTELLRELNIDDKTLEENYIMLPVISMNLKYHKPAGYDELLTIKTSIPEMPATRFSFHFEIRNEHDELICSADSTTVFVNSTSRKPMKAPPIIIEAIGKQHKTQQNEAYHTH, from the coding sequence ATGAAGAAGCTAATTGAAAATACCATTCAACTTCGTCCGCGTTATGGTGAGGTAGACCAAATGGGATATGTTTATCACGCCAGTTATGTGAGCTATTGCCATCAGGCACGTACCGAGTTGCTCCGCGAACTGAACATCGACGATAAAACGCTGGAGGAAAATTACATCATGCTGCCGGTCATCAGTATGAATTTGAAATATCATAAACCAGCCGGCTATGACGAACTACTGACCATAAAAACAAGTATTCCGGAGATGCCGGCTACCCGTTTTTCATTTCATTTTGAAATTCGGAATGAACACGATGAATTGATTTGCTCCGCCGATTCAACGACTGTTTTTGTGAACAGCACAAGCAGAAAGCCAATGAAAGCGCCGCCAATCATAATTGAAGCGATTGGAAAACAGCATAAAACCCAACAAAATGAAGCTTACCATACTCACTGA
- a CDS encoding MBL fold metallo-hydrolase yields MKLTILTENTAGGRFGAEHGLSYLIEHDGRTILFDTGSSDLFLRNAQKLNIKLQEKVDLIVLSHGHWDHGDGLRYFKNKPLLTHPGAFIKRFRKSDGTAVGLSLSESSIHDKYKVITSSKPYRISEHIYFLGEIPRQNNFESQSTSFMDETEMDDFVPDDSALAIINNQKLTVITGCSHSGICNICEYAKQITGISTIERVIGGFHLKHNDEQTQQTIGYFHQEKVNTLLPSHCTELPALAAFSADFGISQVKTGQLFNFTKTIK; encoded by the coding sequence ATGAAGCTTACCATACTCACTGAAAATACTGCCGGAGGTCGCTTTGGTGCAGAGCATGGACTATCGTACCTGATTGAACATGACGGACGAACAATTTTGTTCGATACCGGGAGCAGTGATTTGTTTTTGAGGAATGCCCAAAAGCTGAACATCAAGCTTCAGGAAAAAGTGGATCTGATTGTTTTGAGCCACGGCCATTGGGATCACGGGGACGGGCTGCGCTATTTCAAAAATAAGCCACTGCTCACCCATCCGGGTGCATTTATTAAACGGTTTCGGAAATCGGATGGAACAGCTGTTGGACTGTCCTTATCTGAATCAAGCATCCACGACAAATACAAAGTAATCACTTCCAGCAAACCCTACCGGATTTCAGAACACATTTATTTTTTAGGCGAAATACCACGCCAAAACAATTTTGAATCACAGTCAACTTCTTTTATGGATGAAACTGAGATGGACGACTTTGTGCCGGACGACTCGGCATTAGCAATTATAAACAACCAAAAATTAACGGTGATCACCGGTTGCTCCCACTCGGGAATTTGCAATATCTGTGAATATGCCAAACAAATCACAGGAATATCCACCATCGAGCGAGTTATTGGCGGTTTTCACCTGAAACACAATGATGAACAGACCCAGCAAACCATCGGGTATTTTCATCAGGAAAAAGTAAACACCCTACTCCCCTCTCACTGCACAGAACTGCCGGCACTTGCGGCATTTAGTGCCGATTTTGGGATTTCCCAAGTAAAAACAGGACAACTATTCAACTTCACCAAAACAATAAAATAA
- a CDS encoding FAD-dependent oxidoreductase: MKSTDVLIIGGSAAGMVAAISGKTSWTDKSFILVKKQKDVMVPCGIPYIFGTLDSSQQNIMPVDNMLAKAGIESLVNEVVSIDKEAKIATMKDGKQIRYDKLIIATGSTPIKPKWLKGAELDNVFVIPKDRVYLDSMKEKISGLKKVVVIGAGFIGVEFSDELKKQGHEVILVEKEKDILCAAFDEEIASRIAGILENRDVQIITGNGISEVIGDSKVKSVKLENGDLLDADAVILSMGYLPNTKLASDSGIYVDESGFIAVDEYMRTHEKDVFAIGDCAQKRDFITRKRIPTMLASTACAEARVAGMNLFNIHVVKTFSGTIGIYSTAIGEYGFGTAGITEKRAEEEDVSVVTGFFEGVDHHPGNLPETHKQLVKLIVAKYSGVIIGGEVIGGISAGELTNVIGLAIQNRMSVNSLLISQIGTHPCLTASPAGYPLIKAAEIISAKMRNQ, from the coding sequence ATGAAAAGCACAGATGTATTAATTATTGGTGGAAGTGCAGCAGGAATGGTTGCTGCAATATCCGGGAAGACTTCATGGACGGATAAAAGCTTCATCTTGGTAAAAAAACAAAAAGACGTGATGGTGCCATGTGGAATACCATACATCTTTGGCACGCTTGACAGCAGTCAACAGAATATTATGCCTGTTGATAACATGTTGGCAAAAGCAGGTATTGAATCGCTTGTTAATGAAGTTGTTTCGATCGACAAGGAAGCAAAAATTGCGACCATGAAAGATGGGAAACAAATTAGATACGACAAACTGATTATTGCAACTGGATCGACTCCAATAAAACCCAAATGGCTCAAAGGAGCTGAGCTAGACAATGTTTTTGTGATACCAAAAGATCGGGTCTATCTGGATTCGATGAAAGAAAAAATCAGTGGGTTAAAAAAAGTTGTTGTGATTGGTGCCGGTTTTATCGGGGTTGAGTTCTCTGATGAACTAAAAAAACAAGGACATGAAGTTATCCTTGTTGAAAAAGAAAAGGACATTCTTTGTGCCGCTTTCGATGAAGAAATAGCTTCACGGATTGCTGGAATACTTGAAAACAGGGACGTACAAATAATAACAGGAAATGGGATCAGCGAAGTGATCGGCGATTCGAAGGTGAAAAGTGTGAAACTTGAAAATGGTGACCTGTTGGATGCCGACGCCGTTATCCTTTCGATGGGATATTTGCCAAATACAAAGTTGGCCAGCGATTCGGGAATTTACGTTGACGAGAGCGGTTTTATAGCCGTTGACGAATACATGCGCACCCACGAAAAGGATGTGTTTGCCATCGGCGATTGTGCCCAGAAACGTGATTTTATTACCCGCAAACGTATTCCTACGATGTTGGCTTCAACGGCTTGTGCCGAAGCAAGGGTTGCCGGAATGAATTTGTTTAATATCCATGTGGTTAAAACTTTCAGCGGAACCATCGGGATCTATTCAACAGCGATTGGCGAATATGGATTTGGGACAGCAGGAATTACCGAAAAACGGGCCGAAGAAGAAGATGTTTCGGTTGTTACCGGCTTTTTCGAGGGCGTTGACCACCATCCGGGAAACCTACCTGAAACCCACAAACAATTGGTTAAACTGATCGTGGCCAAATATTCGGGCGTTATTATTGGCGGCGAAGTAATCGGCGGAATAAGTGCCGGTGAATTGACCAACGTAATCGGATTGGCGATTCAAAACAGGATGTCTGTCAATTCATTGTTAATTTCACAAATAGGTACCCACCCCTGTTTGACTGCCTCACCGGCTGGCTATCCTTTAATAAAAGCTGCCGAAATTATTTCAGCTAAAATGAGAAACCAATAA
- a CDS encoding DUF5320 domain-containing protein — translation MPKLDGTGPEGNGPKTGRGLGKSSTVNEEEKLQKLGKGIGKKRKTGGGTGHGNRLKSGLKDT, via the coding sequence ATGCCAAAATTAGATGGAACTGGTCCCGAGGGCAATGGTCCCAAAACTGGACGAGGGTTGGGTAAAAGCAGCACAGTTAATGAAGAAGAAAAACTTCAGAAACTTGGCAAAGGCATTGGTAAAAAAAGAAAAACGGGCGGTGGAACAGGCCATGGCAACCGGTTAAAAAGCGGGTTGAAAGATACTTGA
- a CDS encoding peroxiredoxin — protein MEENQGQQIVSMPRIGEAAPVFKAVTTQGEINFPADYKGSWVILFSHPADFTPVCTSEFMTFATMEEQFNKANCKLVGLSIDGLYSHIAWLRTIKEKIEYKGMKDVEVTFPLIEDITMEVATKYGMMMPGESNTKAVRAVFFIDPKGIIRTIIYYPLSLGRNFEELYRALIALQTADEFGVATPADWQPGDDVIVSPAGSCGSAKDRMEGKEEGLDCKDWFFCTKKMDKETVLNKILKK, from the coding sequence ATGGAAGAAAATCAAGGACAACAAATCGTAAGTATGCCCCGCATAGGAGAAGCAGCTCCTGTATTTAAAGCCGTAACTACACAGGGCGAAATCAATTTTCCTGCTGATTATAAGGGAAGTTGGGTAATCCTGTTCAGTCACCCTGCCGATTTCACGCCTGTCTGTACCTCTGAGTTTATGACCTTTGCAACCATGGAAGAACAATTCAACAAGGCCAATTGTAAGCTTGTTGGTCTTTCTATCGATGGACTTTACAGCCACATTGCCTGGTTGCGCACCATTAAAGAAAAAATTGAATACAAAGGAATGAAAGATGTCGAAGTAACTTTTCCACTCATTGAAGATATCACAATGGAAGTTGCAACCAAGTATGGCATGATGATGCCTGGCGAAAGTAACACCAAGGCTGTCAGAGCTGTATTTTTCATTGACCCCAAAGGGATTATCCGTACTATTATTTATTATCCGCTCAGCTTAGGCCGTAATTTCGAGGAACTTTATCGAGCATTGATTGCCCTCCAAACCGCTGATGAATTTGGGGTGGCAACTCCGGCCGATTGGCAACCCGGCGACGATGTAATCGTTTCCCCTGCCGGATCGTGTGGATCAGCTAAAGATCGGATGGAAGGGAAAGAGGAAGGTCTCGATTGTAAAGACTGGTTCTTTTGCACTAAAAAAATGGACAAAGAAACGGTGCTGAATAAAATCCTGAAAAAATAA